Proteins encoded in a region of the Schaalia hyovaginalis genome:
- a CDS encoding electron transfer flavoprotein subunit beta/FixA family protein: MRIIVCVKHVPDMQSDRRFEDHRIVRGEDDVLNELDENAVEAAVQLVEEHGGEVIALTMGPEDAEDALLRALQLGADRGVLVTDERLEGADAGLTATVLAAAVQRLGDDEPIDMVVTGMASLDSMTSMLPAALATRLGMPLLGLAHSIEVDLDARKATIARNADGYEDVLAAPMPLVVSVTDQINEPRYPAFAAMKAARKKPMDSWGLDEIAATRAGALIVDRSRVLEVLESAEVMKNGPGTIIPDSGDAGERLAAYLLEVVK, from the coding sequence ATGAGAATCATCGTGTGCGTCAAGCACGTCCCCGACATGCAGTCGGATCGACGTTTCGAGGATCACCGGATCGTCCGAGGAGAGGACGATGTCCTCAACGAGCTCGATGAGAACGCGGTGGAAGCCGCCGTTCAGCTCGTCGAGGAGCACGGCGGCGAAGTCATCGCCCTCACCATGGGCCCCGAGGACGCCGAGGACGCCCTGCTCCGCGCGCTTCAACTCGGCGCCGACAGGGGGGTCCTCGTCACCGACGAACGACTCGAAGGCGCCGATGCGGGCCTGACCGCGACGGTGCTCGCCGCCGCGGTCCAACGCCTCGGGGACGATGAGCCGATCGACATGGTCGTCACCGGCATGGCCTCGCTCGACTCGATGACCTCCATGCTTCCGGCCGCCCTCGCCACCCGACTCGGAATGCCTCTCCTCGGCCTCGCCCACTCCATCGAGGTCGACCTCGATGCCCGCAAGGCCACGATCGCGCGCAACGCCGACGGGTACGAGGACGTGCTCGCGGCCCCGATGCCCCTCGTCGTCTCGGTGACCGACCAGATCAACGAGCCCCGCTACCCGGCCTTCGCGGCGATGAAGGCGGCCCGGAAGAAGCCGATGGACTCCTGGGGCCTGGACGAGATCGCCGCGACTCGCGCCGGCGCGCTCATCGTGGACCGCTCGAGAGTCCTCGAGGTCCTCGAATCCGCGGAAGTGATGAAGAACGGCCCCGGCACGATCATCCCCGACTCGGGCGATGCCGGCGAGCGCCTCGCCGCCTACCTCCTCGAAGTGGTGAAGTGA
- the glgX gene encoding glycogen debranching protein GlgX, with protein sequence MTRDFAHDHHAAYAKVVEPHPVPRRLGVSLRPDGLDVSVVARSATAVEFCVLEADSTETRYPLLPSNEGIWHGRVPGRGAGTRYGFRVHGPWDPDAGLFHNPSKFLLDPYGRGIEGGVDMGPAVYAHMVDDDLYPAAYPFKRSPLDSRGHVPVSVVVDNRFAVAPKPRIPWEKTIVYEIHVKGFTKNMPGVPAELQGTYAGLAHPASVDYLKRLGVTSVELLPVHAKCEEAFLAERGLTNYWGYSTLSFFAPEPAYATPAARRNGAQAVVDEFRGMVSILHQAGIEVILDVVYNHTCEGGDGGPTLSWRGFDSPLYYRHTNTRPTQNIDDTGTGNTVNFDEPATMAMVLDSLRYWATSMGVDGFRFDLAATLGRFSTGFTPMHPLLVAMATDPEIGTCKLIAEPWDIGPGGWQTGNFPLPFSEWNDHYRGALRSFWLSDVKSLIEGREASGPNNLATRLAGSRDVYDHGKGRGRGPRASINFITAHDGFTLADLTAFDAKHNWANLEGNRDGSNDNRSWNHGIEGWVASTLSSTAEAAAARPGEEGEELVYWRRRRSQRNLLTMLLISAGTPMLVGGDEFARTQFGNNNAYCQDSPISWLDWNLSAPQLDQLALTRWLIALRSAHPVLRPDVYASGLPYHADTVPDLSWHTAHGDPMPNEGWTRSENRVFQMLRSGARWSDRDALVIVNGTLEPQEVRLPEGHGLDWLVAVDTAWGPIDEAIPPSTDPLALSLDLEQVAHQDTVSIAPISVKVLLSDLAVDARE encoded by the coding sequence ATGACTCGGGACTTTGCCCACGACCATCACGCCGCGTACGCGAAGGTCGTGGAGCCTCATCCCGTTCCCCGCCGCCTCGGCGTCTCGCTGCGCCCGGACGGCCTGGACGTCTCAGTCGTGGCGCGCAGCGCCACCGCGGTCGAGTTCTGCGTGCTCGAAGCCGACTCCACGGAGACCCGCTATCCCCTGCTCCCCTCGAACGAGGGGATCTGGCACGGACGCGTTCCCGGGCGGGGCGCGGGGACGCGCTACGGATTCCGCGTCCACGGGCCCTGGGACCCCGATGCGGGGCTGTTCCACAATCCTTCGAAGTTCCTCCTCGACCCGTACGGCCGCGGCATCGAGGGCGGGGTCGACATGGGCCCCGCCGTCTACGCCCACATGGTCGACGACGACCTGTACCCCGCCGCCTACCCCTTCAAGCGCTCCCCCCTGGATTCTCGCGGGCACGTCCCCGTTTCGGTCGTCGTCGACAATCGTTTCGCCGTCGCCCCCAAGCCCCGGATCCCCTGGGAGAAGACGATCGTCTACGAGATCCACGTCAAGGGCTTCACGAAGAACATGCCCGGCGTCCCCGCCGAGCTTCAGGGGACCTACGCGGGACTGGCGCATCCGGCGTCGGTCGACTACCTCAAGCGACTGGGCGTCACCTCGGTCGAGCTCCTCCCCGTCCACGCGAAATGCGAAGAGGCCTTCCTCGCCGAACGGGGGCTGACGAACTACTGGGGGTACTCGACACTGTCCTTCTTCGCCCCCGAGCCGGCCTACGCGACGCCGGCGGCGCGCAGGAACGGGGCCCAGGCCGTCGTCGACGAGTTCCGCGGCATGGTGTCGATCCTCCATCAGGCCGGGATCGAAGTGATCCTCGACGTCGTCTACAACCACACCTGCGAAGGCGGGGACGGCGGCCCCACCCTGTCGTGGCGGGGCTTCGATTCGCCCCTCTACTACCGGCACACGAACACCCGGCCGACTCAGAACATCGACGACACGGGCACGGGGAACACCGTGAACTTCGACGAGCCCGCGACCATGGCGATGGTGCTCGATTCGCTCCGGTACTGGGCGACCTCGATGGGGGTGGACGGCTTCCGCTTCGATCTCGCCGCGACCCTCGGGCGCTTCTCGACGGGATTCACCCCCATGCACCCCCTCCTCGTCGCGATGGCCACCGACCCTGAGATCGGCACCTGCAAGCTCATCGCCGAACCCTGGGACATCGGGCCCGGCGGGTGGCAGACCGGTAACTTCCCCCTGCCGTTCTCCGAATGGAACGACCACTACCGGGGCGCCCTGCGCAGTTTCTGGCTCTCCGACGTCAAGTCCCTCATCGAGGGCCGGGAGGCCTCCGGGCCGAACAACCTCGCAACGCGCCTGGCCGGCTCCCGCGATGTCTACGACCACGGGAAGGGCCGCGGTCGCGGGCCGAGGGCGTCGATCAACTTCATCACCGCCCATGACGGCTTCACCCTGGCCGATCTCACGGCCTTCGACGCCAAGCACAACTGGGCGAACCTCGAGGGCAACCGAGACGGCTCGAACGACAACCGCTCGTGGAACCACGGGATCGAGGGCTGGGTCGCCTCGACGCTCTCCTCCACGGCCGAGGCGGCCGCGGCGCGCCCCGGCGAGGAGGGCGAGGAACTCGTCTACTGGAGGCGCCGCCGTTCCCAGCGCAACCTGCTCACGATGCTGCTGATCTCGGCCGGGACTCCGATGCTTGTGGGCGGCGACGAATTCGCGCGCACTCAGTTCGGCAACAACAACGCCTACTGCCAGGACTCGCCGATCTCCTGGCTCGACTGGAACCTCTCCGCCCCCCAGCTCGATCAGCTCGCCCTCACCCGCTGGCTCATCGCCCTCCGCTCGGCTCACCCCGTCCTGCGCCCCGACGTCTACGCCTCCGGCCTCCCGTATCACGCAGACACGGTGCCCGATCTGTCCTGGCACACCGCCCACGGCGATCCGATGCCGAACGAGGGCTGGACCCGATCGGAGAACCGCGTCTTCCAGATGCTCCGCTCAGGAGCGCGCTGGTCGGATCGCGACGCCCTCGTCATCGTGAACGGAACCCTGGAGCCCCAGGAGGTGCGCCTTCCCGAGGGCCACGGCCTCGATTGGCTCGTCGCCGTCGACACCGCGTGGGGGCCGATCGACGAAGCGATCCCGCCCTCGACCGATCCGCTCGCGCTCAGTCTGGATCTCGAGCAGGTCGCTCATCAGGACACCGTGTCGATCGCGCCGATCTCCGTGAAGGTCCTCCTGTCCGACCTCGCGGTGGACGCGCGGGAATGA
- the trpS gene encoding tryptophan--tRNA ligase, translating to MTSSEDALANSTSDASLARSKARSAEIDRAIDENPSRFRILTGDRPTGHLHLGHYFGTLRNRVLLQERGVQTWVLIADYQVITDRDGVGPIRERVLALIADYIAVGIDPERSVIFNHSAIPALNQLMLPFLSLVTESELHRNPTVKAELEASDGRAMSGLMLTYPVHQAADILFCKANLVPVGQDQLPHLEQARLIAQRFDKRYGRANPDRPVFPRPEALLSEVPLLLGTDGTKMSKSRGNTIELGMSADETAKILKKAKTDAERRITFDPANRPEVSNLLMLASLSTGRAPEEIADEIGDRGAGALKAFVTESLNEMFAPMRARRAELLANEDYLWSVLRAGDEKANAQADETLDEVRTAMQMDY from the coding sequence ATGACCTCCAGTGAAGATGCCCTCGCCAATTCCACTTCCGACGCGTCGCTCGCGCGCTCGAAGGCGCGCTCGGCCGAGATCGACCGGGCGATCGATGAGAATCCCTCGCGCTTTAGGATCCTGACCGGCGACCGTCCCACGGGGCACCTCCATCTCGGCCACTACTTCGGGACCCTGCGCAATCGGGTCCTCCTCCAGGAGCGGGGCGTGCAGACCTGGGTGCTCATCGCCGACTACCAGGTCATCACCGACCGCGATGGCGTGGGCCCGATCCGCGAGCGCGTCCTCGCGCTCATCGCCGACTACATCGCGGTCGGCATCGATCCTGAGCGCTCGGTGATCTTCAACCACTCGGCGATCCCCGCGCTCAACCAGCTGATGCTCCCCTTCCTGTCGCTGGTCACCGAGTCCGAACTGCACCGCAATCCGACGGTCAAGGCGGAGCTCGAGGCGAGCGACGGCCGTGCGATGTCCGGGCTCATGCTCACCTACCCGGTGCATCAGGCGGCCGACATCCTCTTCTGCAAGGCGAATCTCGTGCCCGTCGGGCAGGATCAGCTCCCCCACCTGGAGCAGGCGCGCCTCATCGCCCAGCGCTTCGACAAGCGCTACGGCCGCGCCAATCCTGATCGTCCCGTCTTCCCGCGCCCCGAGGCGCTGCTCTCGGAGGTGCCCCTGCTGCTGGGCACCGACGGCACCAAGATGTCGAAGTCGCGCGGCAACACGATCGAGCTCGGCATGAGCGCCGACGAGACCGCGAAGATCCTCAAGAAGGCGAAGACCGATGCCGAACGCCGCATCACCTTCGACCCTGCGAACCGTCCCGAGGTCTCCAACCTCCTGATGCTCGCCTCCTTGTCGACGGGACGGGCGCCCGAGGAGATCGCCGATGAGATCGGCGACAGGGGCGCGGGCGCCCTCAAGGCCTTCGTCACCGAGTCCCTGAACGAGATGTTCGCCCCGATGCGCGCACGGCGCGCGGAGCTCCTCGCGAATGAGGACTACCTGTGGTCGGTCCTGCGCGCCGGGGACGAGAAGGCGAACGCGCAGGCGGACGAGACCCTCGACGAGGTCCGCACCGCGATGCAGATGGACTACTGA
- a CDS encoding VIT1/CCC1 transporter family protein codes for MEPVLTIAAPVSADARPAPERKHSVSRRLNWLRAGVLGANDGIVSISGLLVGVAAADPTNTPAIAIAGVAGIVSAALSMSVGEYVSVSTQRDTERELVRVQKSLLEADPEGQERKLADMWVRRGLSEETAALVARDLSRHDALDAHLTTEHNIDPDDLTNPWAAAGSSFLAFLFGSLLPLLTMLVFPPAIRIPATFVAVLIALALTGYVSAALGDAPRGRAVIRLLLGGAAAMALTFVVGHAFGVNV; via the coding sequence ATGGAACCCGTGCTCACCATCGCCGCCCCCGTCTCAGCGGATGCTCGCCCCGCTCCCGAACGCAAGCACTCCGTCTCGCGGCGCCTCAACTGGTTGAGGGCCGGCGTCCTCGGGGCCAACGACGGCATCGTGTCGATCTCGGGCCTGCTCGTCGGCGTCGCCGCGGCCGATCCGACGAACACCCCCGCGATCGCCATCGCGGGCGTCGCCGGGATCGTCTCCGCCGCCCTTTCGATGTCGGTCGGCGAGTACGTGTCGGTGTCGACTCAGAGGGACACGGAGCGCGAGCTCGTCCGCGTCCAGAAGAGCCTCCTCGAAGCCGATCCCGAGGGCCAGGAGCGCAAGCTCGCGGACATGTGGGTCCGCCGCGGGCTCTCCGAGGAGACGGCCGCCCTCGTCGCCCGGGATCTGTCGCGTCACGATGCGCTCGACGCGCACCTGACGACCGAGCACAACATCGACCCGGACGACCTCACCAACCCCTGGGCGGCAGCGGGATCCTCATTCCTCGCCTTCCTCTTCGGCTCCCTCCTCCCCCTGCTCACGATGCTCGTCTTCCCGCCCGCGATTCGCATCCCCGCCACCTTCGTCGCGGTTCTCATCGCTCTGGCCCTCACCGGCTACGTGTCGGCGGCGCTCGGCGACGCGCCGCGCGGCCGCGCGGTGATCCGCCTCCTCCTCGGCGGAGCAGCGGCGATGGCCCTCACCTTCGTCGTCGGCCACGCCTTCGGGGTCAATGTCTGA
- a CDS encoding alpha-1,4-glucan--maltose-1-phosphate maltosyltransferase has product MSDILLPRIPVTELFPVVEDGRLAAKATEGEPFPIRATVFREGHDAFAAEAILLDPEGREHCRVPMVDIAPGLDRYEAWVMPDRPGAWSFRVDSWSDPYATWRHDATVKIDAGVDVELMLEEGARLMERAIAGEALLNPTQHPAAPEDAAVLADAAAHLRDRTRSAQQRLSAGVSSRVRAVFRTHPLRDLLGSSAVYPLAVARERALTGSWYEIFPRSFGAFQNPDGTWVSGTLKAAAKGLERICEMGFDVVYLTPIHPIGTTNRKGRNNTLVAEPGDPGSPYGIGAETGGHEAIHPELGDFDDFDAFVERARGLGLEVALDLALQCSPDHPWVEAHPEWFTSRADGTIAYAENPPKKYQDIYPLNFDNDYAGIYEAIRDVVELWISHGVTIFRVDNPHTKPVRFWQQLIAEIRAAHPEVLFLAEAFTRPAMMRTLGAIGFDQSYTYFAWRTGKEEIEAYLEEVSTQTAHLMRPTFWPTTHDILTPQMTSGGSAIFAIRAMLAALGSPNWGIYSGYEFVENVQRPGFEEFIDNEKYEFRPRDFAEAEPLGISRLLTLLNAARAKHPALRQLHSLTIHPTSHPDIICFSKQIAGRFTGSSTDTVICVVSLNPHEGVSGTVDIDLSALGVETPGGRIRVVDELDGRTYTWGTRNWVELSPVTRLGHVLSVEPLLDLDPWARTR; this is encoded by the coding sequence GTGAGCGACATTCTCCTGCCCCGGATCCCCGTGACCGAACTCTTCCCCGTCGTCGAGGACGGCCGTCTCGCCGCCAAGGCGACCGAGGGGGAGCCCTTCCCGATCCGGGCGACCGTATTCCGCGAGGGCCACGACGCCTTCGCCGCTGAGGCGATCCTCCTCGATCCCGAGGGGCGCGAGCACTGCCGGGTCCCGATGGTGGACATCGCGCCGGGACTGGACCGCTACGAGGCCTGGGTGATGCCGGACCGGCCCGGCGCATGGAGCTTCCGCGTCGACTCCTGGTCGGACCCCTACGCCACGTGGCGCCACGATGCGACCGTCAAGATCGACGCCGGTGTCGATGTCGAGCTCATGCTCGAAGAAGGCGCGCGCCTCATGGAGCGCGCGATCGCCGGGGAGGCCCTCCTCAATCCGACTCAGCACCCCGCCGCGCCCGAGGACGCCGCGGTGCTCGCCGATGCGGCCGCGCACCTGCGCGACCGGACCCGCTCCGCGCAGCAGCGCCTTTCAGCGGGGGTCTCCTCGCGGGTGCGCGCCGTGTTCCGCACGCACCCCCTCCGCGACCTCCTCGGCTCCTCGGCCGTCTACCCGCTCGCCGTCGCCCGGGAGAGGGCGCTCACCGGCAGCTGGTACGAGATCTTCCCGCGCTCATTCGGAGCCTTCCAGAACCCCGACGGCACCTGGGTCTCGGGCACCCTCAAGGCGGCCGCCAAGGGCCTTGAGCGGATCTGCGAGATGGGATTCGACGTCGTCTACCTCACCCCGATCCACCCGATCGGGACGACGAACCGCAAGGGCAGGAACAACACCCTCGTCGCCGAGCCCGGCGATCCCGGCTCCCCCTACGGGATCGGAGCCGAGACCGGCGGCCACGAGGCGATCCACCCCGAGCTCGGCGATTTCGACGATTTCGACGCATTCGTGGAGCGCGCCCGCGGACTCGGGCTCGAAGTGGCCCTCGATCTGGCCCTTCAATGCTCGCCCGATCATCCTTGGGTCGAGGCCCATCCGGAGTGGTTCACCTCTCGCGCCGACGGGACGATCGCCTACGCGGAGAACCCGCCCAAGAAGTACCAGGACATCTACCCCCTGAACTTCGACAACGACTACGCGGGCATCTACGAGGCGATCCGGGACGTCGTCGAACTGTGGATCTCGCACGGGGTGACGATCTTCCGCGTGGACAATCCCCACACGAAGCCCGTCCGCTTCTGGCAGCAGCTTATCGCCGAGATCCGCGCGGCCCACCCCGAGGTGCTCTTCCTCGCCGAAGCCTTCACCCGGCCCGCGATGATGCGCACCCTCGGCGCGATCGGCTTCGACCAGTCCTACACCTACTTCGCCTGGAGGACCGGCAAGGAGGAGATCGAGGCCTACCTCGAAGAGGTCTCCACCCAGACCGCTCACCTCATGCGCCCCACCTTCTGGCCGACGACGCATGACATCCTCACCCCCCAGATGACGAGCGGGGGCAGCGCGATCTTCGCCATCCGCGCGATGCTGGCCGCCCTCGGCTCGCCGAACTGGGGCATCTACTCCGGCTACGAATTCGTTGAGAACGTCCAGCGCCCCGGCTTCGAGGAATTCATCGACAACGAGAAGTACGAATTCAGGCCCCGCGACTTCGCCGAGGCCGAACCCCTGGGGATCTCCCGTCTGCTCACCCTGCTCAACGCCGCCAGGGCGAAGCACCCCGCCCTCCGTCAGCTCCACTCATTGACGATCCACCCGACCTCGCACCCCGACATCATCTGCTTCTCCAAGCAGATCGCCGGGCGCTTCACCGGGTCGAGCACGGACACCGTCATCTGCGTCGTCTCCCTGAACCCGCACGAGGGCGTTTCCGGCACCGTCGACATCGACCTGTCCGCCCTCGGCGTCGAAACCCCGGGGGGCAGGATCCGCGTCGTGGACGAACTCGACGGGCGGACCTACACCTGGGGGACGCGCAACTGGGTCGAGCTCTCCCCCGTCACGCGGCTCGGGCACGTCCTTTCGGTCGAGCCCCTCCTCGACCTCGACCCCTGGGCGAGGACGCGATGA
- the glgB gene encoding 1,4-alpha-glucan branching protein GlgB, which translates to MEPDMTPLPVDPSVLDAVGSGSHYMPHAVLGAHLGENSVTIRTVHHLADAVEIVTADDSYAAVHERAGVWAVVLPLTEIPDYRVRVTYGDQITLLDDPYHYLPTLGEMDTYLISEGRHEQLWKVLGAHVKHYEGAMGPVSGVAFAVWAPNARAVRVVGDFNFWDGSATAMRSLGASGVWEIFIPGVEVGARYKYEIQGPGGNWFQKADPLARATEIPPATASVVTDYFHEWTDEEWMASRAQHSVHSGPMSIYEIHVGSWKQGLGYRGLADELVPYLKEMGFTHVEFMPLAEHPFGGSWGYQVTSYYAPTSRFGTPDDFRYLVDELHKAGIGVILDWVPAHFPKDDWALARFDGTPLYEDPDPLRGEHPDWGTYVFNFGRREVRNFLVANALYWLEDFHIDGLRVDAVASMLYLDYSRKDGQWRPNQYGGRENLEAIEFIQEANATAYRRHPGIVMIAEESTAWPGVTAPTSGGGLGFGMKWNMGWMNDTLRYLSEDPVNRRWHHGELTFSLVYAFSENYILPLSHDEVVHGKNTLVEKMPGDDWQRFAGLRALFAYQWSHPGKQLLFMGQEIGQRQEWNDSYSLDWWLTDFEGHAGIQRLVAELNRIYTTHSAFWDDDYTGFEWIDASDGDHNLISYLRKGQRNGALQPVVVCAANFAGNPHEGYRIGLPFGGEWTEILNTDEEEFAGSGVTNPGTIVAEAVPWNGRPFSVELRVPPLGALWLAPVSQEG; encoded by the coding sequence ATGGAACCCGACATGACACCGTTGCCCGTCGACCCCTCAGTCCTCGACGCTGTCGGCAGCGGCAGCCACTACATGCCCCATGCCGTCCTCGGTGCCCACCTCGGTGAGAATTCCGTCACGATCAGGACGGTCCACCATCTCGCCGATGCCGTGGAGATCGTGACCGCCGACGACAGCTACGCCGCGGTCCACGAACGCGCCGGCGTGTGGGCGGTAGTGCTGCCCCTGACGGAGATCCCCGACTACCGGGTCCGCGTCACCTACGGCGATCAGATCACCCTCCTGGACGACCCCTACCACTACCTGCCGACCCTCGGGGAGATGGACACCTACCTCATCTCCGAAGGCCGCCACGAGCAGCTCTGGAAGGTCCTCGGCGCCCACGTCAAGCACTACGAGGGGGCGATGGGCCCGGTGTCCGGCGTCGCATTCGCCGTCTGGGCGCCCAACGCGCGCGCCGTGCGCGTCGTCGGCGACTTCAACTTCTGGGACGGCTCCGCGACCGCCATGCGCTCCCTGGGCGCTTCGGGCGTCTGGGAGATCTTCATCCCCGGGGTCGAGGTCGGCGCCCGCTACAAGTACGAGATCCAGGGCCCCGGCGGGAACTGGTTCCAGAAGGCCGACCCCCTCGCCCGCGCGACGGAGATCCCCCCCGCCACCGCATCGGTCGTCACGGACTACTTCCACGAATGGACCGACGAGGAGTGGATGGCCTCCCGCGCGCAGCACTCCGTGCACAGCGGGCCGATGTCGATCTACGAGATCCACGTCGGTTCTTGGAAGCAGGGCCTCGGCTACCGCGGACTCGCGGACGAGCTCGTCCCCTACCTCAAGGAGATGGGCTTCACGCACGTGGAGTTCATGCCGCTGGCCGAGCACCCCTTCGGCGGGTCCTGGGGCTACCAGGTGACCTCCTACTACGCTCCGACTTCGCGCTTCGGCACACCCGACGACTTCCGCTACCTCGTCGATGAGCTTCACAAGGCCGGGATCGGCGTCATCCTCGACTGGGTGCCCGCCCACTTCCCGAAGGACGACTGGGCCCTCGCCCGCTTCGACGGCACCCCCCTGTACGAGGATCCCGATCCGCTCCGCGGCGAGCACCCCGACTGGGGCACCTACGTCTTCAACTTCGGCCGACGGGAAGTGCGCAACTTCCTCGTCGCCAACGCCCTGTACTGGCTCGAGGACTTCCACATCGACGGCCTGCGCGTCGACGCCGTCGCCTCCATGCTCTACCTCGACTACTCGCGCAAGGACGGCCAGTGGCGCCCCAACCAGTACGGCGGCCGCGAGAACCTCGAAGCGATCGAATTCATCCAGGAGGCGAACGCGACCGCCTACAGGCGCCATCCCGGCATCGTCATGATCGCCGAGGAGTCCACCGCATGGCCGGGGGTCACCGCGCCGACGAGCGGAGGCGGCCTCGGCTTCGGCATGAAGTGGAACATGGGATGGATGAACGACACCCTGCGCTACCTCAGCGAGGACCCGGTCAACAGGCGCTGGCATCACGGCGAGCTCACCTTCTCCCTCGTCTACGCCTTCTCGGAGAACTACATCCTGCCCCTGTCGCACGACGAGGTCGTCCACGGCAAGAACACGCTGGTCGAGAAGATGCCCGGAGACGACTGGCAGCGCTTCGCGGGCCTGCGCGCCCTCTTCGCCTACCAGTGGTCGCATCCGGGCAAGCAACTCCTCTTCATGGGCCAGGAGATCGGCCAGCGCCAGGAGTGGAACGACTCCTACTCGCTCGACTGGTGGCTCACCGATTTCGAGGGGCACGCCGGGATCCAGCGCCTCGTCGCCGAGCTCAACCGGATCTACACGACCCATTCGGCCTTCTGGGATGACGACTACACGGGCTTCGAATGGATCGACGCCTCCGACGGCGATCACAACCTCATCTCCTACCTGCGCAAGGGCCAGCGCAACGGCGCGCTCCAGCCCGTCGTCGTCTGCGCCGCCAACTTCGCCGGCAACCCGCACGAGGGCTACCGTATCGGCCTGCCCTTCGGCGGGGAGTGGACGGAGATCCTCAATACCGATGAGGAGGAGTTCGCAGGCTCGGGGGTGACCAACCCCGGCACGATCGTCGCGGAGGCGGTGCCGTGGAACGGGCGCCCCTTCTCGGTCGAGCTGCGTGTTCCGCCCCTCGGCGCGCTCTGGCTCGCACCCGTGAGCCAGGAGGGCTGA
- a CDS encoding tetratricopeptide repeat protein, with product MRAADSHGAVDLSAGPASAASAAAPEAVAALDAPLIVVGDEVNFDEVMSVSQTVPVVIAMWSGRSLESKPVLAALEELARDFAGAFQFVKIDIEAAPQIARAFQVQAVPSVVALIGGRPIPLFQGSASKEQMRPLIDEVTKAAAQMGVTGRIAVSAEQTSAPTPNEHLAPLALEADGDLEGAMRAWERVVELNPRDGAAKTHLARVRLEARTASLDGADPMARADLLFSEGDAEAAFSLLLDLVEQGQTPEDKDGARLRLLDLFAVAGNTPEVMKARMRLSTLVLI from the coding sequence ATGCGCGCGGCGGACTCGCACGGCGCGGTTGATCTCTCCGCGGGGCCGGCGTCGGCGGCGTCCGCGGCGGCCCCCGAGGCCGTGGCGGCCCTTGACGCGCCGCTCATCGTGGTGGGGGACGAGGTGAATTTCGACGAGGTCATGTCGGTCTCTCAGACCGTCCCGGTCGTCATCGCGATGTGGTCGGGGCGCTCGCTGGAATCGAAGCCGGTCCTTGCCGCATTGGAGGAGCTGGCCCGGGACTTCGCGGGCGCCTTCCAGTTCGTGAAGATCGACATCGAGGCGGCGCCGCAGATCGCCCGGGCTTTCCAAGTCCAGGCGGTGCCGTCGGTGGTGGCCCTGATCGGGGGCCGTCCGATCCCGCTGTTCCAGGGATCCGCATCGAAGGAGCAGATGAGGCCCCTCATCGACGAGGTCACCAAGGCCGCCGCCCAGATGGGCGTCACGGGCCGGATCGCGGTGTCGGCGGAGCAGACGAGCGCTCCGACGCCGAACGAGCACCTGGCGCCCCTCGCTCTCGAGGCGGACGGCGATCTTGAGGGCGCGATGCGCGCCTGGGAGCGGGTCGTCGAGTTGAATCCGCGCGACGGCGCGGCGAAGACCCACCTCGCGCGCGTCCGCCTCGAGGCGCGCACGGCGTCCCTCGACGGGGCGGATCCGATGGCGAGGGCGGATCTGCTCTTCTCCGAGGGGGACGCCGAGGCCGCTTTTTCGCTCCTGCTCGATCTCGTGGAGCAGGGGCAGACTCCGGAGGACAAGGACGGGGCGCGTCTGCGCCTCCTCGATCTCTTCGCCGTTGCGGGCAACACGCCCGAGGTGATGAAGGCGCGGATGCGCCTGTCCACCCTCGTGTTGATCTGA